From Actinopolyspora lacussalsi, a single genomic window includes:
- a CDS encoding hypothetical protein (product_source=Hypo-rule applied; cath_funfam=2.20.70.10; superfamily=48150), whose protein sequence is MTTRTTARRLLDVAGTTYAAQADITLRNRPEPLYRLLVLSVLLSTRIKAEIAVAANRELAEFDTPERMLRATWQQRVDALGRGHYVRYDESTATALGQGAELLRDEYSGDPREMRAEADGDADALRKSLRRIPKLGPVGADIFCREAQAVWPELRPYFDKKALTGARRVGLPGGAEELAELVDEEDLARLAAACVRVTLEKGTAERVTQPATTG, encoded by the coding sequence ATGACGACACGAACCACGGCCCGCCGCCTGTTGGACGTGGCGGGCACGACCTACGCCGCGCAGGCGGACATCACGCTGCGGAACCGACCGGAACCGCTGTACCGGCTGCTGGTGCTGTCGGTGCTGCTGTCCACCCGGATCAAGGCCGAGATCGCGGTGGCCGCCAATCGCGAGCTCGCCGAGTTCGACACGCCCGAACGGATGCTGCGTGCCACCTGGCAGCAACGGGTGGACGCGCTGGGACGTGGGCACTACGTCCGCTATGACGAGAGCACCGCCACCGCCCTCGGCCAGGGAGCGGAACTGCTGCGGGACGAGTACTCGGGCGATCCGCGCGAGATGCGTGCGGAGGCGGACGGGGACGCCGACGCGCTGCGGAAATCGCTGCGACGGATCCCGAAGCTGGGGCCGGTGGGGGCCGACATCTTCTGCCGCGAGGCACAGGCGGTGTGGCCGGAGCTGCGCCCCTACTTCGACAAGAAGGCCCTGACCGGCGCGCGGCGGGTCGGTCTGCCGGGAGGTGCCGAGGAACTCGCCGAACTCGTCGACGAGGAGGACCTGGCCCGGCTGGCCGCGGCCTGCGTACGGGTGACGCTGGAGAAGGGAACGGCGGAGCGGGTCACGCAACCCGCCACCACCGGGTGA